The Pseudocalidococcus azoricus BACA0444 genomic interval TGACGCGGGCCGCGAGAATCTCCTCTGGGGTGCGGGCAATCACGGGCCGGGGCTGAAACCGATCCTCTGGGGTATTTTGGACACAAACCACACCTTCCACCCAGCCTTGATTGAGCATGGCAATGGCAATGGAACTGACAATCCCTGTCCACTGGGCCCCCGGAATTGGTTCAGTTTTGCGGGCGGTGATCATCTCCTCATGTACGCCAAAATAACATTCATCCCAATTGTCTAAATCGCGGGAACGGCCATGGGTTTGGGTTTCTAGATTGTCAAATTGTTGATTGATAAAGGCACAGGCTTCTTTGACGTAATGGATGTAATAGGTATCACACAGGCCACACTCACTACAGAGTTCCTTAGCGGGTCGGCGGCTATCAGGAGCAATGGCTTTGGCTTTTTTATGGGCGGGTGAGATGGTCATAGGGTATGGTGGCTGGGCAATGAGTTAAGGGGCCTGGTGGATGCAGAACTGAGGTCTTGCTGATCTCTACCTTTGTTCAGATTAACCTGGATTCCTGGGCCAAGGCTCCTTGGAGATTAGGAACTGAAGACAGGGAGAATAAAAGCGGCGATAATTCCACCCATGATCAAAATTTCCCAGGCCAGCAACAGCCTTGATGGGGTTAATCGCCAGCCTTGGAGCCACCTTTGCAGACGATCATTGGGGCGAATCTTGATCTGGACTATGGACAGAATTAGCGGCACTCCCCCCACCTTAATCCCCAGGCCAATGTGCAAAATCAACGCCACCAGCATCACGAGCCAGGCCAGCAAATGTCCCCCATAGGCCCAATGGTTCAGTTCACCCCGGGGTAACCATTCTTCTTGCATCAGTCGCCCCGTGATGGCCGCAAACGTAGCCGCAAGTAACATGACCGAATTCAAAATTTTCTGGAGGGCCGCCCAGCTACTTGGTTGTCCAATTTTGTGGAGTTGCTGCCAGGCCTGGGGTTGAATTAAACGCCGATAGCCCCAATGAAAACTATAGATTACGAATAGGGGTAAGAGAAGCAAAAACGTCAGGGCCCCGGTGCCATGGATCCCTTGAATATCCTCTAAGTTTGGCAGCGGGAGTTGGCCCCAACGCTGATCGTAGGTGTTATAGACCCAAAACCCAGAAACCAAGGCAAAAATTACCAAGGCGGTGATTAGCCCATGCAAAATTCGTAATAGCGCCGGTTGATAGGGCATGGATTTTCTGCTAACTCAGCAACAAAGGCTATCGTCGCGCAAATTATTGTAACGAGATTCTTCAACAACTCGTCATCGGGCCTGGGGAGTTGACCTTGTTACCGTGATTGATAGTGTTAAAAATCATTTCAGTTGAGCAAACTAGAGAGACAGAACGTTAATCACTAGGCTTGCGGGTAAACTACTCGGACTCAAGGAAATACTGCTACCCCCCACACGGCGGATGGTTGTCCCAGCCATGATCTCTAAAAAGGCTTCCAAGGGTTTAAGGTCACAGGCCTTCGGATCCGCTCCTTTTGTTAAGTAATGGCTAGGAATCACAATCCGGGGTTCAAGAAAATTGATCGCAGCTTTGGCTTCTTCTGGGGTGTAGGCTTTTTCACTACCGCCAACGGGAATAATCAGTAAATCGGGTTTACCCATGAGGATTCTTTGCTCTAAGGTAATGGGTGCAGCAATTCCGCCCAGTTGGAGGATTTTAATTCCCCCCTGCGTCCAGGCCCAGGCCACATTGGTGCCAAACCGATAGCCCCCGACTCGATCATGATTAGTCCGAACGCCTTGAAATTTAATCCCATTGACATTGTAGGAGCCGGGTTCAAAGAGCAATTTTGGCCGGCCGGGTAAGCCTTCCACAAAGCCTTCATCCAAGAGCCGACTGCTAATCATGACAATATTACTAGCGACTTTTGGGGCGGGTAGGTTTTTGGTACAGCCACGGGGTTGAAACGGGTTACTGAGAATTCGCTGCCCACTGCCCGTAAACAGAAAACAGGTATGGCCAAACCACTGCACCCCCAAAGAGCCACCAGACTGGGCCTGGGCCGACCAAGCAACCCCTAAGCTGGCAATTGCACCCCCTTGGACATAGTGAAAAAACTGACGGCGACGCATAAGACTCCTACACAAGACAAGGACTGTGGCTTAGAACAATGGCAGCAAACTTAGGGTATGGGTTGGGCGGGTCAAAAGTCTTAGCCAAGTTTACGGGATAATCCTGCATAAGTAACCACTTCAGGATCATAAAAGTTAGGTTCTTCCAGCGGGGCCTGGGGTTCGCTACCATAGGAACACACATTCCCCTGTGGCTGCTTATGACCGTTGTCTATCAAAGTCGGTTCCTCCGGTTTTGGCGGGTTCAAGTTCACCGCTGGCAACATCATTGGCAAATTCAACACCGCCGCTGGCAAAACTCTCTCAAGTGGACAGTCCAGGCCTGGGTTTATCCTCTCTATCGTCTCGTTCAATTAAACCAGTGGTTACCCAGGGGCCTCAAACAGGGCCTTAAACAGCAATGGCAAACCCTCCAGGCCCAAGCCGAACCGCCCCCGCCACCCGCCAGTGATACCCCGATTGTCAATCTGCTGCAATCTCTGGATAGTCCAGGTTTAACTCTGACTCACGCTGATGGGGCAACGGCTCCCCAGTTGATTCTCCATCCTCCCCAGCCTCCATCCAAACCAATTTTTCAGCCGGACTGGACTCGTCTCACTGCTTTGGGGATCATGGGTTGGAAGTCGTTAAAGGTCTGGTGGACTCCCAAACAACCCCGGCAATTACCAGTTATTCCCGCTCCCCTCGCCCTAGAACCGGCCCATTCCAGAGAACCATCTCCTGATCGCCCCCAAAGCAAACTGATGACCCCGATTCAGGCCTGGTGGCAATGGTTGGGAGCAAAATTTCAAAGCCAACGTCCTGAACTCCCTATTCCTCAAAGCAATCTGGAAACTTCTGCGGCCTTAGAACCCTTAACCGCCCCCTTAGATTTGACTCCCACTGCAAAATCGGGGACAATCACTCCTCCTGCGTCTCACCTGGCCTGGGGGTGGCTCAAAACTACAACCCTGCAACTTGCCCAAACAACTCAGACATTCTGGCAAAAACGAGATCAGATTAGCGATTCCTTCCAGGCCCTAACTCGAACGATTAAAACAGCCCTGGAACCCCATTCGGCCGCACTGCAACCCCGCGACTCCGCAGCCCTAGAAAAATTAGCGCGTCCATCAACAGCTGGATTAGAGCCTCAAACCATTCAAATTCAAGGTATTGCCTGTCAACTAACAAATCGGCATTTAGTCTTGGTGGGGGCAAATAATCAGATTTTTGACATTCTCACTGGGGCGCAACAAAAGCAACTGACCGAGCGGATTCTCTGGGAACTGGCTGGATATTACTATCAACTCCGGCAATGGCAGCATCTCACTGGCCAGTCTTTAGCGCGCTGGGGCTTAACGGCAACACCAGATTTATCCCTGAACCCATCTCCAGGCAAGCAACTCCGACCCAGCTCGCAAAACTTATCATTACCGGCTGGCCTGGCGAGCACACTTACGGGTTTATGGAGCCAACTCCAGGCCTGGTTATTGGGTTGGCCTACTCCGCCTCCTGAAGCCCAATCCCTGATCATTCCAGAAGCTCCAGTCAGGGCTATTGGCCAAAATCCAACCCAATTGATCAGTCCCTTATCCGGCTTGCATACACCAGACCTAGCCAACTCCAAGCAATCCCCAGGTCTAACCGCCACTCATCCATTCACCCTTGACATTGACTCAACCTTTTTAGGCTATGAACCCCAAGGCCTGGAAATAATTTGGTTGTGGCTGGATCGTCTCTTTCTGTGGTTGGAACGGGCCTGGGCCTGGTTGTGGGGATTAGGGCCAAAACTGGGAAATTTGGGCTAAGGCATCCTTTGAAGAAGAGTGGCGGATCTAGTGGTTGCTACCTCCTGGCCTGGGTGCGGGAGTGACTTAGATGTAGCCAAGACTACAAAGCACAATCTAAAAGAAAAGCGAACAAGGGAGAAAATGTATATTCAGATACAATTCCCAGTCCAGTCATCGCACTACTATCACTTAGCTGTGGCCAATATTCTCCAGTTTGAATAAAGCTGGCCAACATCTGTATGTATGAATTCTATGTGTGAATTTGGGAGATTAACTACATGACCAGGGGCATTCGGCGGCGTGACTTTATCGTATTTGGTTCCGTGGCGGCCGGGAGTATTCTCCTCAAGGCCTGTGGCGGCGAAACAACAACCACAACGGAGGGTTCTCCTAGCCCAGCAGCCGGTGGCGAAACCATTAAGGTTGGGATTCTGCACTCCCTCAGCGGCACGATGGCCATCAGTGAAAAAAGCGTTGTTGATTCCACGATGATGGCAATCAAAGAAATTAATGACGCAGGTGGTGTCCTCGGCAAGCAAATCGAAGCGATCCAAGAAGATGGGGCCTCTGACTGGCCAACCTTTAACGAAAAAGCCAAGAAACTGATCCAACAGGATAAAGTGGTGGCCGTTTTTGGCTGTTGGACTTCTGCCAGCCGTAAAGCCGTATTGCCTACCTTTGAAGCCGAAGATCATATGCTTTGGTATCCCGTCCAGTACGAAGGGCAAGAATGCTCGAAAAACATTTTCTACACTGGTGCGGCTCCGAACCAACAGATTGAACCCTCGGTGACGTGGTTAATGGAGCAATATCCCGGCAAACCCTTCTTCCTGGTGGGGTCTGACTATGTGTTCCCCCGCACCGCCAACACGATCATCAAGGCCCAGTTGGCTGCTAAAGGGGGCAAGGTCGTGGGTGAAGACTACATCCCCTTAGGCGGGACAGAAGTCACCCCGATTATTTCTAAAATCAAGGCGGCGATGCCCGATGGTGGGATTATCTACAACAGCTTAAACGGAGATAGCAACGTGGCCTTCTTCAAACAATTGCAAGGGGCTGGGATGGGGCCAGATAAATACCCCTCTATGTCCGTCAGTATCGCTGAAGAAGAAGTCCAGGCCATTGGGGTGGAATATTTGAAAGGGCACTTTGCCGCCTGGAACTATTTCCAAACCGTGGATACCCCCGCCAACAAGGTCTTTGTGGCCAACTTCAAGAAAATGTATGGGGAAGATCGGGTCGTCAACGATCCAATGGAAGCGGGCTATATTGCCGTCAATATTTGGAAACAGGCCGTTGAGAAAGCTGGTACTGCTGACGATCTCAATAAAGTCCGGATGGCGGCCCTTGGGCAAACCTTCGATGCTC includes:
- the urtA gene encoding urea ABC transporter substrate-binding protein; this encodes MTRGIRRRDFIVFGSVAAGSILLKACGGETTTTTEGSPSPAAGGETIKVGILHSLSGTMAISEKSVVDSTMMAIKEINDAGGVLGKQIEAIQEDGASDWPTFNEKAKKLIQQDKVVAVFGCWTSASRKAVLPTFEAEDHMLWYPVQYEGQECSKNIFYTGAAPNQQIEPSVTWLMEQYPGKPFFLVGSDYVFPRTANTIIKAQLAAKGGKVVGEDYIPLGGTEVTPIISKIKAAMPDGGIIYNSLNGDSNVAFFKQLQGAGMGPDKYPSMSVSIAEEEVQAIGVEYLKGHFAAWNYFQTVDTPANKVFVANFKKMYGEDRVVNDPMEAGYIAVNIWKQAVEKAGTADDLNKVRMAALGQTFDAPEGNVTMENNHHLSKWVRIGKVRDDGLFEIVYSTDGPVAPLPWNQFVPETKGFACDWSDPAKGGKFKMS
- a CDS encoding MBL fold metallo-hydrolase, with product MRRRQFFHYVQGGAIASLGVAWSAQAQSGGSLGVQWFGHTCFLFTGSGQRILSNPFQPRGCTKNLPAPKVASNIVMISSRLLDEGFVEGLPGRPKLLFEPGSYNVNGIKFQGVRTNHDRVGGYRFGTNVAWAWTQGGIKILQLGGIAAPITLEQRILMGKPDLLIIPVGGSEKAYTPEEAKAAINFLEPRIVIPSHYLTKGADPKACDLKPLEAFLEIMAGTTIRRVGGSSISLSPSSLPASLVINVLSL
- a CDS encoding cytochrome b/b6 domain-containing protein gives rise to the protein MPYQPALLRILHGLITALVIFALVSGFWVYNTYDQRWGQLPLPNLEDIQGIHGTGALTFLLLLPLFVIYSFHWGYRRLIQPQAWQQLHKIGQPSSWAALQKILNSVMLLAATFAAITGRLMQEEWLPRGELNHWAYGGHLLAWLVMLVALILHIGLGIKVGGVPLILSIVQIKIRPNDRLQRWLQGWRLTPSRLLLAWEILIMGGIIAAFILPVFSS